In Thermoanaerobaculia bacterium, one DNA window encodes the following:
- a CDS encoding NADH-quinone oxidoreductase subunit J, which produces MNASRLIFDLAGAIAVVFAGVMVVHRNPIKSLLAIVVTFFALAVGFVLLSAPFLAAIQVIVYAGAILVLFLFVTMLLNLPTEEAAADRRPFQRFFALVAIVAFAGMLLAMVRRSGETAGTSGQPPATGAIEPLAQALFSHAALPFEAVSVLLLASLTGAYILMRRERSGSAAP; this is translated from the coding sequence GTGAACGCGTCGCGGCTGATCTTCGACCTCGCCGGCGCGATCGCGGTCGTCTTCGCGGGCGTGATGGTCGTCCACCGCAATCCGATCAAGAGCCTCCTGGCGATCGTCGTCACGTTCTTCGCGCTCGCGGTCGGATTCGTCCTCCTCTCCGCCCCGTTCCTCGCGGCGATCCAGGTGATCGTCTACGCCGGCGCGATTCTCGTCCTCTTCCTCTTCGTGACGATGCTCCTGAACCTGCCGACGGAAGAGGCGGCCGCGGACCGGCGCCCGTTCCAGCGGTTCTTCGCCCTCGTCGCGATCGTGGCGTTCGCGGGAATGCTCCTCGCGATGGTCCGGCGCAGCGGAGAGACCGCCGGGACTTCCGGACAGCCGCCCGCGACCGGCGCGATCGAGCCGCTCGCGCAGGCTCTCTTCTCGCACGCCGCGCTTCCCTTCGAGGCCGTCTCCGTCCTGCTCCTCGCTTCCCTCACCGGGGCGTACATCCTCATGCGGCGCGAACGGTCCGGGAGCGCCGCCCCGTGA
- the nuoK gene encoding NADH-quinone oxidoreductase subunit NuoK: MSVPLLDVLVVSVALFSLGLCGALLRRNAITIFLSIELMLNAANLAIVGFGEKVGGYAGQTVVFFAIVVAAAEAAVGLAIFVAVFRHHETIDVNKTNLLKW, encoded by the coding sequence GTGAGCGTCCCGCTGCTCGACGTCCTCGTCGTCTCGGTCGCGCTCTTTTCGCTCGGCCTCTGCGGGGCGCTCCTCCGGCGCAACGCGATCACGATCTTCCTCTCGATCGAGCTGATGCTGAACGCGGCGAATCTCGCGATCGTCGGGTTCGGGGAGAAGGTCGGCGGCTACGCCGGGCAGACGGTCGTCTTCTTCGCGATCGTCGTCGCCGCGGCGGAGGCCGCCGTCGGCCTCGCGATCTTCGTCGCCGTCTTCCGGCACCACGAGACGATCGACGTGAACAAGACGAACCTGCTGAAGTGGTGA